Below is a window of Lentimicrobium sp. L6 DNA.
AGTCTCACTAGGGTCATTGGCATTGATTTTGTAAACTCTATTTCTTGGAGCGTCTTTATTGGTCATAATAAAAATATCTTCTCCTTCATTATCCAATACCCAGGTATTATGCTCAAAGTCTTCTTGAATAGCAATAAATTCAGATTTTGGATCGTCAGCTTCTTTAAAATAAAGTGAATTTCCTCTTGCCGATGGATTATGACCACTTAAGATCAAATACTTCTCATCTTCAGTAGTGCCCATATTCCAGCTAAACATAGGGTTTTCTTTGTCCTCATAAATCAATTGATCAGCGCTTTGTGCAGTTCCCGCTTTATGGTAAAATACTTTGCTATTCTCGTTGACTCCCTTAAGTTCGTCACCTTCTTTGGGCTCATCATAACGACTATAATAGAAACCATCTTTATACCAACTCATACCTGAGAATTTTATCCATTTTAGATGATCCTCAAGCTTGGTTTTGCTTTCCACATGCATCACAAAAATTTCTCTCCAATCAGAACCACCACTGCTTAAACTATAAGTACAAAGCTTCCCATTTTTTGAGAAGGAAAGACCGCTTAATGCTACAGTACCATCCTCCGAAAAAGTATTAGGATCAAGAAATAACTCAGGTTCGCCATCCAAGGTTTTCATTCTGTAAATTACATATTGAGGCTGTAATCCATCGTTTTTATAAAAATACCAATAGTCACCTTTTTTAAAAGGCATTCCATATTTGGGGTAATCCCAGATTTCTGTCAGTCTGTCTTTTATTTTTTGGCGAAAAGGAATTTCTGCTAAGTAGTCGTTGGTGACTTTGTTTTGCTTAGACACCCAGGCTTTGGTGGAATCGGAATTATCATCTTCCAACCACCGAAAAGGGTCTGCAACCTCTACTCCATGGTAGATGTCCACGGTATCAACTTTTTGACTAATTGGATAGTTTAACATCTTTTCTTGCTTTTGATTACATGAGTATAAACCCAAAATGGCTGCCATGGCTATGAAAATATATTTTTTCATGATATTGTGATTTATTGAATTTGATGATTGAATTTGAACCGATAAAAGTAAGGAATTTTCAAATGAGATACCTCAGGTATTTGTAAGTTCAGTAAAACTCTGTAAGTGTCAGGAATATAGTTTAGTATATATTTGGTATTATTCCGGAATTAAAATACCAATTTAGAATCGTTTTGAATAATTTTTAGATTTCTAAAATCTTCTAAAAAAACGTACTTTTGCGCTGAATTGAAATTCTTTAAGAAATGGATTTATCAGTAAATTACATGGGTTTGAAGTTGAAAAACCCTATCATAGTTGGAAGTTCAGGGTTAACAAATTCTGTAGAGAAAATCCGCGACTTGGAAAGACAAGGCGCAGGAGCCGTTGTGCTAAAATCCCTATTTGAGGAGCAAATCCTTATGGAACAGGAAAAAGCCAACGATCAAAACGATTTCGATTATCCTGAAGCAATGGATTATATGAAGGCTTATGCTGAAGAATATACCTATGCCGACTTCATTCAATTGATCAGAGGTGCTAAAGCAGCAGTCGATATTCCTGTAATTGCCAGTGTAAACTGCGTTAGTATGGGAAAATGGACTGAGTTTGCTAAGAAAATTGAGGATGCTGGAGCCGATGCTTTAGAGATTAATATTTCTCTCTTGCCTTCTGATATTTATAAAACTAGTGCTCAAAATGAGAAGACTTATTTTGACATTATTGAAGCGGTCAGAAAACAGGTAAATATTCCAATAGCCTTAAAGATGAGTCATTACTCTGCTGGTTTGGCACATTTAATCCGTCAGCTGAGCTTTACCAAAATGGTAGATGCTTTTGTGCTTTTCAACAGATATTATGCCCCTGATATTAATATTGATGATTATTCTATCACTTCGGCTGGTGTTTTAAGTCGTCCTGAGAATATTTCTGATTCATTACGTTGGGTAGCATTGCTTTCTGGGAAAATCAAAACTCCTATCGCGGCCTCTACTGGAGTGCACGAAGGAGAAGATGTAATTAAACAGATTCTCGCAGGTGCTGAGGCTGTTCAGGTGGTTTCGACATTATATAAGCATGGTATTGTGCAATTATCGAAAATGCTTAAAGACATTGAGACTTGGATGACAGAGAAAGGATATACTAATTTAGATGACTTTAGAGGCGAGATTAGCTATGAGAAATTCGACGAACCACAGGCTTTTGAGAGAATTCAGTTCATGAAATATTTTGGAGGATTTGAATAAAACTATAATAAATGATTGAATTAAATAGTGTAGTAACACAAATATTACAAGTTTCACCTATCATGAAGATAGTTCGTGTGAAACCAGTAGGTTGGGAATTCCCAGAGTTTAAAGGTGGTCAGTTTGTGGCTTTAGCATTACCCGGTTCTGCTGAAAGGTGCGATTCAGCAACTGATGAATTTGAAACTCCTGAAGATCCTGATAAATTGATAAAGAGAGCTTATTCTATTGCTTCTACTTCTACAGCTGATTATGTAGAATTTTATATCACTTTGGTGCATTCTGGAGCTTTGACTCCACGTTTGTTCAATTTGAATATTGGTGATAAAGTTTTCATGGGTAAAAAAGGTGTTGGAATGTTTACTTTGGATTCTGTTGTTCCTGAGAAAAACATTGTATTAATTGCTACTGGAACTGGTGTGGCTCCATACATGAGTATGCTTCGTTCTGATGCATTAAAACGTAAAGGTAATATCATGGTAGTTCATGGTGCTGCTAATAGCTGGGACTTGGGATATTCAAGTGAATTACAGCTTTTAGAAAGCATGTTCGATCAGTTTACTTATTTACCTACTATTACTGAGCCTCAGAAAGAACCTGCAGGTTGGGGTGGTGATACCCGATTTATTGAAAAAATCTGGGAAGGTGGAGTAGCAAAAGAAAAATGGGGATTTGACCCAACAGCTGATGATACAGAGATATTCTTATGCGGAAACCCAAGAATGATTGAAAGTATGGTTGCTCTTCTTGAAAAAGATGGGTTTACTGAGCATACTAAAAAAGTACCAGGTCAAATTCACGTAGAGGAATTTTAAACTGGAAAAATAAATAATTGAAAAGTCATCCTAGTTTAGGGTGGCTTTTTTATTTTTGGGAAATAATAAAAGACTATGAAGATAGAAATTGATCCAGGAGCAGGACCGTGTTTTGGAGTGGAAAAAGCAATTGAGAAAGCGGAATTTATTTTGAAAGAAAAATCGGTTTTGTATACGGTTGGAGACCTGATTCATAATGAAGCAGAAGTAGAGCGTCTTGAAAAGCTTGGAATGAAAACTATTGCCATGGAGCAGGCCATATCTGGTGATTATCCCAATGTCTTGTTTAGAGCTCATGGCGAGCCTCCATCATCTTATGATAGTGTAAAAAAGGCCAAAGTGGAGGTAGAAGATGCTACTTGTCCTATTGTTGTCAGCCTACAAAAGAAGATAGCTAAAACCTTTTCTGAAATTAAAGATGGGAAGGGACAGATTGTTTTATTTGGAAAGAAAAGGCATCCTGAAGTCATTAGCTTAATGGGGCATTGTGATGATAAAGCAATAGTAATAGCAAATATTGAGGAGCTTGAGCTTATCGACTTCTCTATACCTATTTACTTGTTCTCTCAAACTACTAAATACCGCTCTGAGTATTATTTAATTAAAGAAAAAATCGAAAAGAAATTGGATGAGTTAAATTTGTTAGCCTCCTCTCAATTTAGTTTTAATGACAGTAGTTGTAAGATTGTAGCTAGAAGAGATGAGCAACTCAGAAATTTTGTTGAAGATAAGGATTTAATTATATTCGTTAGTGGTACAAAGAGTTCCAATGGAAGGCAATTGTTTCAAATATGCAAAAATACTGGCATAGAAACTTACTTTATTAGTCGAATTGAGGATCTTAATAGAGAATGGTTTGTTGCAAAGAATAATATAGGAATCTCTGGAGCAACATCTACCCCAAAATGGTTATTGGAGGAAATGAGTTTACGAGTAAAAGAGCTGGTCTCAGAAAGTTAATCCTGATCTTCCAAAATCTTCAGACAATCCAACATACTTACCCTCCAATGAGGAATCTTTACATCAAAATCTTTCTTAATTTTTGCTTTATTCATCACGCTATAGAAAGGTCTTGGTGCTGGTAAAGGATATTCATGGCTTTCGATGGGGGAGACTTTACAATCGATTTTAGCCGCTATCATAATTTCTACAGCAAAGTCATACCAACTGGCTACCCCTTCGTTGCTAAAATGATAAATAGTATTTTCTGAAGCTACTTTGCCAGAGCATATCATATCAAGAATGGCACGTGCTAAATCAGTGGCATAAGTTGGCGTTCCAATCTGGTCAAAAACGACTCTTAACTCGTCTCTTTCTTTACCAAATTTCAGCATAGACTTCATGAAATTATGCCCAAACTCAGAATATAACCATGAGGTTCTAATAATGATGGATTTCTCATTAACTTGAAGTACCATTTCTTCTCCAATGAGCTTAGTTTTTCCATAAGCAGAAGGTGGTTGACAGGCATCTTCCTCTTTGTAGGGGAAATGTTTTTTACCATTAAAAACATAATCGGTAGATATGTGATAAAATTGGCATTTGGTTTTTCTTGAAGCTGTCGCCATATTGGTCGGACCAACAGCGTTTATCTTTTTAGCCAATTCAAATTCTTCTTGGGCTTTATCTACTGCTGTATATGCAGCACAATTGATGGCGTGTGTAAACTTACCTTCTATAAAGAAGTTAATCACTTCTTCTTTGTTGGTGATATCTAAATCTGCCACATCGGTATATACAAAACTGAAATCAGGATACTCTGCTTCGATCTTTCTTATACTGTTGCCTAATTGGCCATTACTGCCGGTGATTAAAATCTTTTTCATGGATTATAGCTTAATTGAAAACAGGTGAGATTTATACTCACCTGTTTGTTCTTATTAATGAATAACAATCTTTTTAAAGTAATCAATCGTTTTTGTCAAGCCTTCTTTTAATTGAATATTTGGCTGCCAATCTAATTCTTTTTTGGCAAGAGTGATATCAGGCTGGCGCTGCATGGGATCGTCAGATGGGAGGTCTTCAAATACCAACTTAGACTTTGTTCCAGTAAGTTCAATAACCTGTTCTGCCAGTTCTCTAATGGTAAATTCGTTAGGATTACCCACATTCACAGGTCCTGTAAAATCCTCACGAGTAGCCATCATTCTAACCATACCTTCTACCAGATCATCTACATATTGGAAGCTACGCGTTTGCATTCCATCACCATATAAGGTAATATCTTTGCCTTGTAATGCTTGAACAATAAAGTTAGAAACTACCCTTCCGTCATGAGGATGCATCCTAGGACCGTAGGTATTAAAAATTCTAATGATTTTAATTCTCACCTTGTTTTGCCAATGATAATTGAAGAAGAGTGTTTCTGCCACACGTTTTCCTTCGTCGTAACAAGATCTAGTTCCAATGGGGTTTACATGGCCCCAATAATCCTCTGTTTGAGGGTGTACCTTGGGATCTCCATATACTTCACTTGTGGAAGCCTGTAGTATTTTAGCGTTGATTCTCTTTGCTAATCCAAGCATGTTGATGGCTCCCGCAACTGATGTTTTTACAGTTTTAATAGGATTATATTGATAGTGAACTGGTGAGGCAGGGCAAGCTAAATTATATATTTCATCCACCTCTATAAAGAAAGGCATGGTAATATCGTGACGAATATATTCAAAATAGGGATTGCCCATTAAGTGAACGATATTCTGTTTTTGGCCGGTGAAGTAATTGTCTACACAAATAACTTCATTTCCATCTTTTAATAATCTGTCAATTAGATGAGAACCCACAAAACCAGCTCCTCCGGTGACTAGTATTTTCTTCCGTATCATAGTGGTGATTTAATTGTAAGAGATTATCTCTAAGCATTGCACTAGGCTAATAGAGGGGAATGGCTTAGAAATAATCTCTTGGGTTAAATATTATTTTTTAGTATTTATTCCAATACAATAATAATCTATCTCCCTGTCTTTCATTTCATCGAGGTCGTATACGTTACGACCATCAACAATAACAGGGTTTTTTAATAGTTTCTTAATAATATTGAAGTTCGGGAATTTGAATTCTGGCCATTCTGTAGCAATGATAAGGGCATCAGAATCGATCAATACATCATATTGATCTTGTCCATATTCAATTTTATCACCTAATATTCTTCCTGCTTCTTCCATTGCAACAGGGTCATAAGCTTTCACATTTGCTCCAGCTTCAAGAAGCTTTCTGATGATTACTAAGCTTGGAGCTTCTCTCATATCATCGGTTTGTGGTTTAAAGGCGAGTCCCCATAAAGCAAATGTTTTACCTTTTAAATCATGATTAAAGTGCTTATTCAGTTTAGTGATTAAAATAGACTTTTGTGCCTCGTTAACTTCTTCAACAGCTTTTAACACTTTTAAACTATAAGAAAAGTCATCTGCGGTTTTAATAAGAGCTTTAACATCTTTTGGGAAGCAGGAGCCGCCATAACCTGTACCAGGATAAATAAATTTAGTTCCAATTCTTGAATCTGAACCTATTCCTCTTCTCACTGAATTTACATCGGCTCCAACAATTTCGCATAGATTGGCTATATCGTTCATGAAACTGATTTTTGTGGCCAGCATACTGTTGGCTGCATATTTGGTCATTTCTGCAGAAGTGACATCCATAAAAACCACAGGGTGACCATTCATGGTAAATGGTTTATATAGTCTTTCCATCGTTTTTTTGGCTTTGTCTGTGTCACAGCCTACAACAATTCGGTCTGGTTTAAGAAAATCAGATACTGCAGCGCCTTCCTTAAGGAATTCTGGATTTGAACATACATCAAATTCAAGTTTAGAGTCACGGTTATCTAACTCTCCTTGTAATGCTTTTCTTACTTTTTCTGCTGTACCAACAGGTACTGTGCTTTTGGTGACCATTAATAGATAGTCATTCATATGACGTCCAACTTCTTTAGCTACTTCTAGAACGTATTTTAGGTCAGCACTACCATCTTCATCTGGTGGGGTACCTACTGCTCCAAATACTACTTCAGCTCCATCTAAGCATTCAGAAAGCTTTGTGCTAAAATGAAGTCTCCCTTTTTTTACATTTCTATGTACTAGATCTTCCAGTCCAGGCTCGTAGATTGGAATGATACCTTTTTTAAGGTTTTCAATTTTGAGTTCATCAATATCCACGCAAGTTACGTCGATACCTACTTCACTAAAACATGCACCAGTTACTAAGCCCACATAACCAGTTCCTACGATTGTTATTTTCATCTTATATGATTTTTATAAGTTAATCTTTCATATCAAATATAGTGATATTTTTTGATTCAAACAAGAATAACTATTCAAAATTTCTGTTTTTTGAAAAATATTTCCATATTTCGGAAACCTAAATGTTTAGATTTCTTTGATATGGATTCTTGTCCAGGTAAATAATTGGAAATATTTTTTATGTTTTTAGAATCTACAATAATAAATATTGGAATAAATATGAAAAAATTCGAAAAATGCATTATGTGAATCATGTAAGTATCAGATATATAGACCTTAAGGTGATTTCATATATTGGATATAAAATTTTATATTTGCTGCTGTCAATTTATTTAAAATATGGAAGTTAGAAGAACATTTGATCTATTAGATCGTTATGCCGAGAAGTTTGTAATTGAGGATGCTTTTGCCATTAAGAGAAATAAAAAGTGGGAATTGTTTTCCACAAAAGATTATATAGATAACTCGCATTATTTTGCATATGGTCTTATGGAAATGGGATATAAAGTAGGTGATAAGATAGCTACAGTTTCCAATAATAGACCAGAATGGAATTTTATTGATATGGGATTATCCTTAGGTGGGTTTATCCATGTTCCAATATATCCAACTATCAGTGAAAGTGAGTATGCCCATATATTTGCAGATAGTGGTGTTAAGATGCTCATTCTAAGTGATAAATTACTATTAAAAAAGCTTAGTCCTTTAGCAGAGGAAGCCACTACTATTAGGGAGATATTCACTATAAATACAATTGAAGGTGAAAAGAATTACGGGGAGATTTTAGCTTTAGGTAAAAAAACTGAGCCTAAGCATAAAGAAGCACTTCTAAAACATAAAGAATCGATAAGTTCAAAGGATTTAGTTACCATTATTTACACATCGGGGACCACAGGAAACTCCAAAGGTGTGATGTTGTCCCATCAGAATTTGGTTTCCAATTTTATTGCCACTGCACCAGTGCAGCCCATGGAGTTTGGAGCTAAAGTATTAAGTTTTTTACCATTATGCCATGTTTATGAGCGCATGATGAATTATCATTTTCAGTATAAGGGCTTGCGAATTTATTATGCTGAAAATATGGGAACCATTGCTGATAATTTAAAAGAAATTAAAGCCGATGGATTTAATACAGTGCCAAGATTGCTCGAAAAAGTGTATGACAAAATTGTGGCGAAAGGAAAAGATCTTTCAGGGATTAAAAAGGTTATATTCTTTTGGGCTGTTAATTTAGGTTTACGATATGAACTAAATGGAGAGAATGGTTGGTTATATGAGCAGAAACTCAAATTAGCTCGAAAGTTGGTTTTTGATAAGTGGAATGAAGCTTTAGGAGGGAATATTAGTACCATAGTTTCTGGAGGGTCCGCTTTACAACCTAGATTGGCCCGTGTTTTTCATGCGGCAGGTATGAAAGTTATGGAGGGCTATGGTTTAACAGAAACAGGGCCTGTAATTGCTGTTAATAATGCTTATTATCCAAATATTAAATTTGGAACTGTGGGCCCTGTTATTGATGGTGTTGAAGTGAGGATAGCTGAGGATGGTGAGATTTTATGCAAAGGACCTAACGTAATGATGGGTTACTATAATGCACCTGATCTTACCGCAGAAGTAATAGATGAAGATGGTTGGTTTCATACTGGAGATATCGGTGTTCTAGAAGATGATAAATTTTTGAAGATTACTGATAGAAAGAAAGAAATCTTTAAATTATCATCAGGAAAGTATGTAGCACCTCAGGCGGTTGAGAATAAATTTAAGGAATCTATCTTCATTGAACAAATAATGGTGGTTGGTGAAAATGAGAAATTTGCAAGTGCTTTGGTTTCGCCAAACTTTAACCATCTGCATTTTTGGGCATCAAAGCATAAGGTACACTATAGAGACAATATGGAGTTGGTGAGAAAACCTGAAGTGGTGGCCCGTTTCCAAAAAGAAGTGAATATCGTTAATAAAAAACTATCTCTAACAGAGAATGTGAAACGATTTAGAATAGTTTGTGATGAGTGGAGTCCAAATACCAGAGAACTCAGCCCAACACTTAAACTTAAACGAAAAAATATTTATGAGAAATATGATCATATCCTTAGAGAAATCTATAGATATTCTAATGGGAATGGAGATTAAAGTTGATACAAGAGTTGCTAGGCTGATTTTGCTTAGATGAATGCTCTTTGTCAAATTAATGTAAATACCCCATCTTA
It encodes the following:
- a CDS encoding UDP-glucose/GDP-mannose dehydrogenase family protein → MKITIVGTGYVGLVTGACFSEVGIDVTCVDIDELKIENLKKGIIPIYEPGLEDLVHRNVKKGRLHFSTKLSECLDGAEVVFGAVGTPPDEDGSADLKYVLEVAKEVGRHMNDYLLMVTKSTVPVGTAEKVRKALQGELDNRDSKLEFDVCSNPEFLKEGAAVSDFLKPDRIVVGCDTDKAKKTMERLYKPFTMNGHPVVFMDVTSAEMTKYAANSMLATKISFMNDIANLCEIVGADVNSVRRGIGSDSRIGTKFIYPGTGYGGSCFPKDVKALIKTADDFSYSLKVLKAVEEVNEAQKSILITKLNKHFNHDLKGKTFALWGLAFKPQTDDMREAPSLVIIRKLLEAGANVKAYDPVAMEEAGRILGDKIEYGQDQYDVLIDSDALIIATEWPEFKFPNFNIIKKLLKNPVIVDGRNVYDLDEMKDREIDYYCIGINTKK
- a CDS encoding dihydroorotate dehydrogenase-like protein, with protein sequence MDLSVNYMGLKLKNPIIVGSSGLTNSVEKIRDLERQGAGAVVLKSLFEEQILMEQEKANDQNDFDYPEAMDYMKAYAEEYTYADFIQLIRGAKAAVDIPVIASVNCVSMGKWTEFAKKIEDAGADALEINISLLPSDIYKTSAQNEKTYFDIIEAVRKQVNIPIALKMSHYSAGLAHLIRQLSFTKMVDAFVLFNRYYAPDINIDDYSITSAGVLSRPENISDSLRWVALLSGKIKTPIAASTGVHEGEDVIKQILAGAEAVQVVSTLYKHGIVQLSKMLKDIETWMTEKGYTNLDDFRGEISYEKFDEPQAFERIQFMKYFGGFE
- a CDS encoding 4-hydroxy-3-methylbut-2-enyl diphosphate reductase → MKIEIDPGAGPCFGVEKAIEKAEFILKEKSVLYTVGDLIHNEAEVERLEKLGMKTIAMEQAISGDYPNVLFRAHGEPPSSYDSVKKAKVEVEDATCPIVVSLQKKIAKTFSEIKDGKGQIVLFGKKRHPEVISLMGHCDDKAIVIANIEELELIDFSIPIYLFSQTTKYRSEYYLIKEKIEKKLDELNLLASSQFSFNDSSCKIVARRDEQLRNFVEDKDLIIFVSGTKSSNGRQLFQICKNTGIETYFISRIEDLNREWFVAKNNIGISGATSTPKWLLEEMSLRVKELVSES
- the rfbD gene encoding dTDP-4-dehydrorhamnose reductase, which encodes MKKILITGSNGQLGNSIRKIEAEYPDFSFVYTDVADLDITNKEEVINFFIEGKFTHAINCAAYTAVDKAQEEFELAKKINAVGPTNMATASRKTKCQFYHISTDYVFNGKKHFPYKEEDACQPPSAYGKTKLIGEEMVLQVNEKSIIIRTSWLYSEFGHNFMKSMLKFGKERDELRVVFDQIGTPTYATDLARAILDMICSGKVASENTIYHFSNEGVASWYDFAVEIMIAAKIDCKVSPIESHEYPLPAPRPFYSVMNKAKIKKDFDVKIPHWRVSMLDCLKILEDQD
- a CDS encoding long-chain fatty acid--CoA ligase; its protein translation is MEVRRTFDLLDRYAEKFVIEDAFAIKRNKKWELFSTKDYIDNSHYFAYGLMEMGYKVGDKIATVSNNRPEWNFIDMGLSLGGFIHVPIYPTISESEYAHIFADSGVKMLILSDKLLLKKLSPLAEEATTIREIFTINTIEGEKNYGEILALGKKTEPKHKEALLKHKESISSKDLVTIIYTSGTTGNSKGVMLSHQNLVSNFIATAPVQPMEFGAKVLSFLPLCHVYERMMNYHFQYKGLRIYYAENMGTIADNLKEIKADGFNTVPRLLEKVYDKIVAKGKDLSGIKKVIFFWAVNLGLRYELNGENGWLYEQKLKLARKLVFDKWNEALGGNISTIVSGGSALQPRLARVFHAAGMKVMEGYGLTETGPVIAVNNAYYPNIKFGTVGPVIDGVEVRIAEDGEILCKGPNVMMGYYNAPDLTAEVIDEDGWFHTGDIGVLEDDKFLKITDRKKEIFKLSSGKYVAPQAVENKFKESIFIEQIMVVGENEKFASALVSPNFNHLHFWASKHKVHYRDNMELVRKPEVVARFQKEVNIVNKKLSLTENVKRFRIVCDEWSPNTRELSPTLKLKRKNIYEKYDHILREIYRYSNGNGD
- a CDS encoding UDP-glucuronic acid decarboxylase family protein translates to MIRKKILVTGGAGFVGSHLIDRLLKDGNEVICVDNYFTGQKQNIVHLMGNPYFEYIRHDITMPFFIEVDEIYNLACPASPVHYQYNPIKTVKTSVAGAINMLGLAKRINAKILQASTSEVYGDPKVHPQTEDYWGHVNPIGTRSCYDEGKRVAETLFFNYHWQNKVRIKIIRIFNTYGPRMHPHDGRVVSNFIVQALQGKDITLYGDGMQTRSFQYVDDLVEGMVRMMATREDFTGPVNVGNPNEFTIRELAEQVIELTGTKSKLVFEDLPSDDPMQRQPDITLAKKELDWQPNIQLKEGLTKTIDYFKKIVIH
- a CDS encoding ferredoxin--NADP reductase gives rise to the protein MIELNSVVTQILQVSPIMKIVRVKPVGWEFPEFKGGQFVALALPGSAERCDSATDEFETPEDPDKLIKRAYSIASTSTADYVEFYITLVHSGALTPRLFNLNIGDKVFMGKKGVGMFTLDSVVPEKNIVLIATGTGVAPYMSMLRSDALKRKGNIMVVHGAANSWDLGYSSELQLLESMFDQFTYLPTITEPQKEPAGWGGDTRFIEKIWEGGVAKEKWGFDPTADDTEIFLCGNPRMIESMVALLEKDGFTEHTKKVPGQIHVEEF